Proteins encoded within one genomic window of Bacillus sp. 1NLA3E:
- a CDS encoding EsaB/YukD family protein codes for MDKVLVEVYIPASEKSYDVFLPLESKLYEVLYLLMGTMAELTQGEFSATPDTILCDRITGKILNINLTVAENGVINGTKLMLV; via the coding sequence ATGGATAAAGTCCTAGTCGAAGTGTATATCCCCGCCTCTGAAAAATCGTACGATGTCTTTTTGCCACTAGAAAGCAAGCTTTATGAAGTGCTGTATTTGCTAATGGGTACGATGGCCGAGTTGACCCAGGGAGAATTCTCTGCAACGCCCGATACGATTCTTTGCGACCGCATCACCGGCAAGATTTTAAACATCAATCTAACCGTAGCGGAAAACGGTGTGATTAATGGGACGAAGTTGATGTTGGTGTAG